A single window of Microthrixaceae bacterium DNA harbors:
- a CDS encoding IS30 family transposase, protein MAYTRLTLPEREEISRCLAENPMVSWTELGRVLCRHRSTVQRDVDANGGRHRYRASTAQRATHDKRPRRECRFVTEPELAAKVTSHLTAGYSPAGTAHLIGGIATETIYQGIYRGLLEVKPTEVLRTRRHRRRGRNQRRSQTSTHVLGAFTSIHDRPAEVEDRSEFGHWEGDLIIGARNRSALITLVERVSRTQVVLALPGGHDSLTTYRTLDDWVAGMPASHARSITWDRGSELAKWALIAMAWGIDFYFADAHSPWQRGQNENGNRQLRFWLPKGTDLSIHPQAHLDHICHILNTQPRRSLHWQTPNHVYAARTAH, encoded by the coding sequence TTGACGTTGCCCGAACGCGAGGAGATCAGCCGGTGCCTGGCTGAGAACCCGATGGTCTCGTGGACCGAGCTGGGCCGGGTCTTGTGTCGACACCGGTCCACGGTCCAACGCGATGTCGACGCCAACGGTGGCCGCCACCGCTACCGGGCAAGCACGGCGCAACGGGCCACTCATGACAAGCGGCCCCGACGTGAGTGCCGGTTCGTCACAGAACCCGAACTGGCAGCCAAGGTGACCAGCCATCTCACTGCCGGGTACTCCCCGGCAGGCACCGCGCATCTGATCGGCGGGATCGCCACCGAAACGATCTACCAGGGCATCTACCGGGGACTGCTGGAAGTTAAACCCACCGAAGTGCTGCGCACCCGCCGGCACCGTCGCCGAGGCCGCAACCAGCGTCGATCCCAGACCAGCACTCACGTCTTGGGTGCCTTCACCTCGATTCATGACCGTCCCGCCGAGGTCGAGGACCGTAGCGAGTTCGGACACTGGGAAGGCGACTTGATCATCGGGGCCAGGAACCGGTCCGCGTTGATCACCCTGGTCGAACGTGTCAGCCGCACCCAGGTCGTGCTCGCGTTGCCCGGCGGTCACGACTCGCTCACCACCTACAGAACGCTCGACGACTGGGTAGCGGGAATGCCCGCCAGCCACGCCCGGTCCATCACCTGGGACCGAGGATCAGAACTAGCCAAATGGGCTCTGATCGCCATGGCCTGGGGCATCGACTTCTACTTCGCGGACGCCCACTCGCCCTGGCAACGAGGCCAAAACGAGAACGGCAACCGCCAACTCCGGTTCTGGCTCCCCAAAGGAACCGACCTCTCCATCCACCCCCAAGCCCACCTCGACCACATCTGCCACATCCTCAACACCCAACCCCGCCGATCACTCCACTGGCAGACCCCCAACCACGTCTACGCT